One region of Termitidicoccus mucosus genomic DNA includes:
- the gltB gene encoding glutamate synthase large subunit: protein MKTALTDQTATDHTSPHAPAARSAADGSSVARPQTTSLRPGKQGLYDPWFEHDACGVGFVVDMKGRASHRIVEQGLEVLEKLDHRGATGAETNTGDGAGILLQIPHEFLVRVCKSVSITLPERGHYGTGLVFLPRNPAQRRKLENHFAQIIRSEGQTFLGWRTVPTNNSMLGDTAKGCEPFIRQIFIGRSPKVADELAFERKLYVIRKRASHEVVSEGLGGADMWYQPSLSSRTIVYKGMLLTTQLKEYFLDLREPDLKTAIALVHSRFSTNTFPSWDRAHPYRYIAHNGEINTLRGNVNWMHARQALFDSDLFGDDIKKILPVINPNGSDSAMFDNTLELLHLAGRSLPHAAMMMIPEPWSNHKTMDPARRAFYQYHACLMEPWDGPAAIAFTDGKLIGTILDRNGLRPARYYITKDDLVILASEAGVLDGIPSSEIATKGRLQPGRMFLVDTVKGCILDDEEVKNQLAAEYPYQQWLDEYLVYLKDLPAAPDLPAPDPDTLKQRQLAFGYTYEDERVVLSPMARDGVEGVGSMGNDTPLAVLSNQPRLLYDYFKQLFAQVTNPPIDCIREEIITSAETRLGTEGNLLNPQPSACRRVELDWPVLTNDELAKIRRMQLPGLKVATLPILFRVSRGEKGLSKAMDELFREARRLITEEEASVLILSDRGVNKDNAPIPALLAVAGLHHYLIREGLRTQASLVIETGEARQVHHFALLIGYGISAVNPYLAFETIDDLIHQDLLPGLDHKTACKNFVKAAAKGVVKVMSKMGISSIQSYRGAQVFEAVGLDQNVVDLYFTWTPSRIGGIGLDTVAEEVLIRHRAAFDPRGPVATHDPALPAGGQFKWRDSGEFHLFNPESIHTLQKAVRTGSYDVFKTYTRLIDEQGKNLCTLRGLLDFKPSDAIPIEEVESVESIVKRFKTGAMSYGSISQEAHETLAIAMNRLGGKSNTGEGGEDPARFTPLPNGDSKNSAIKQVASGRFGVTSEYLVSAREIQIKMAQGAKPGEGGQLPGPKVYPWVARTRHTTAGVGLISPPPHHDIYSIEDLAELIHDLKNANRGARISVKLVAEVGVGTIAAGVSKAHADVVLISGHDGGTGASPLNSIWHAGLPWELGLAETHQTLVLNNLRSRIAVETDGQLKTGRDVIIAALLGAEEFGFATTALVSTGCIMMRACQLNTCPAGVATQDPRLRKQFTGKPEHVINFMTFIAQEVRELMARLGFRTLAEMVGRVDRLEARQAVEHWKAKGLDFSNILYVPDSGPEVGRYCQIPQDHGLEKSLDVATLLDICKPAIEKGEKVVAEVPVRNINRVVGTITGSEVTRKWGAKGLPDDTIDIRFNGSAGQSFGAFIPRGMTFRLYGDANDYVGKGLSGGRIIIRPPEGSTFDPSKNIIAGNVALYGATSGELFVGGMAGERFCVRNSGATAVVEAVGDHGLEYMTGGRVVILGPTGRNLAAGMSGGVAYVLDERGVLAANINAGMVNIEKVDTEAEAAELRGLIERHAACTGSTLARRVLDIWDALLPKFVKIMPKDYKRMLERIAEAKSEGLAGDDAIMAAFEANARDLSRVGGN, encoded by the coding sequence GTGAAGACCGCGTTGACCGACCAAACCGCCACTGACCACACGAGCCCGCACGCTCCCGCCGCACGCTCCGCCGCCGACGGTTCCTCCGTCGCGCGTCCCCAAACCACCTCCCTGCGTCCCGGCAAACAGGGCCTCTACGATCCCTGGTTCGAACACGATGCGTGCGGCGTCGGCTTCGTCGTGGACATGAAGGGCCGCGCCTCCCACCGCATCGTCGAGCAGGGCCTCGAAGTCCTCGAAAAACTCGACCACCGCGGCGCCACCGGCGCCGAGACCAACACCGGCGACGGCGCCGGCATCCTCCTGCAAATCCCGCACGAATTTCTCGTCCGCGTCTGCAAATCCGTCAGCATCACGCTCCCGGAGCGCGGCCATTACGGCACCGGCCTCGTCTTCCTCCCGCGCAATCCCGCCCAGCGCCGCAAGCTCGAAAACCACTTCGCCCAGATCATCCGCAGCGAAGGCCAGACTTTCCTCGGCTGGCGCACCGTGCCCACCAACAACAGCATGCTGGGCGACACCGCCAAGGGCTGCGAGCCCTTCATCCGCCAGATCTTCATCGGACGCTCGCCCAAGGTCGCCGACGAACTTGCCTTCGAGCGCAAGCTCTACGTCATCCGCAAGCGCGCCTCCCACGAGGTCGTCAGCGAGGGCCTCGGCGGCGCCGACATGTGGTATCAGCCCAGCCTCTCCTCGCGCACCATCGTTTACAAGGGGATGCTGCTCACCACGCAGCTCAAGGAATACTTCCTCGACCTCCGCGAGCCCGACCTGAAAACCGCCATCGCGCTCGTCCACTCGCGTTTCTCCACCAACACCTTCCCGAGCTGGGACCGTGCCCACCCGTATCGCTACATCGCGCACAACGGCGAGATCAACACCCTGCGCGGCAACGTCAACTGGATGCACGCCCGCCAGGCGCTCTTCGACTCCGACCTCTTCGGCGACGACATCAAGAAAATCCTCCCCGTCATCAACCCCAACGGCAGCGACTCGGCCATGTTCGACAACACCCTCGAACTCCTCCACCTCGCCGGCCGTTCCCTGCCGCACGCCGCCATGATGATGATCCCCGAGCCCTGGTCGAACCACAAGACCATGGACCCGGCCCGCCGCGCCTTCTACCAATACCACGCCTGCCTCATGGAGCCTTGGGACGGCCCCGCCGCCATCGCCTTCACCGACGGCAAGCTCATCGGCACCATCCTCGATCGCAACGGCCTCCGCCCCGCCCGCTACTACATCACCAAGGACGACCTCGTCATCCTCGCCTCCGAGGCCGGCGTCCTCGACGGCATCCCCTCCTCCGAAATCGCCACCAAGGGTCGCCTCCAGCCCGGCCGCATGTTTCTGGTGGATACGGTCAAAGGCTGCATTCTCGACGACGAGGAAGTGAAAAACCAGCTCGCCGCCGAGTATCCTTACCAGCAATGGCTCGACGAATACCTCGTCTACCTCAAGGACCTCCCTGCCGCGCCCGACCTGCCCGCGCCCGACCCCGACACGCTCAAGCAGCGCCAGCTCGCCTTCGGCTACACCTATGAGGACGAACGCGTCGTCCTCTCGCCCATGGCGCGCGACGGCGTCGAGGGCGTCGGCTCGATGGGCAACGACACGCCCCTCGCCGTCCTCTCCAACCAGCCGCGCCTGCTCTACGATTATTTCAAGCAGCTCTTCGCGCAGGTCACCAACCCGCCCATCGACTGCATCCGCGAGGAAATCATCACCTCCGCCGAGACCCGCCTCGGCACCGAGGGCAACCTCCTCAACCCGCAGCCCTCGGCCTGCCGCCGCGTCGAGCTCGACTGGCCCGTCCTCACCAACGACGAGCTGGCGAAAATCCGCCGCATGCAGCTCCCCGGCCTCAAGGTCGCCACGCTCCCGATCCTCTTCCGCGTTTCCCGCGGCGAAAAGGGCCTGAGCAAGGCCATGGACGAGCTTTTCCGCGAAGCCCGCCGCCTCATCACCGAGGAGGAGGCCAGCGTCCTCATTCTCAGCGATCGCGGCGTCAACAAGGACAACGCCCCCATCCCCGCGCTCCTCGCCGTCGCCGGCCTCCACCACTATCTCATCCGCGAGGGACTCCGCACCCAGGCCAGCCTTGTCATCGAGACCGGCGAGGCCCGCCAGGTGCACCACTTTGCGCTGCTCATCGGCTACGGCATCAGCGCCGTGAATCCCTATCTCGCCTTCGAGACCATCGACGACCTCATCCACCAGGACCTGCTCCCCGGCCTCGACCACAAGACCGCCTGCAAGAACTTCGTGAAGGCCGCCGCCAAGGGCGTGGTCAAGGTCATGTCCAAGATGGGCATTTCCTCCATCCAGAGCTACCGCGGCGCGCAGGTCTTCGAAGCCGTCGGCCTCGACCAGAACGTCGTGGACCTCTACTTCACCTGGACGCCCTCGCGCATCGGCGGCATCGGCCTCGACACCGTGGCCGAGGAAGTGCTCATCCGCCACCGCGCCGCCTTCGACCCGCGCGGCCCCGTCGCCACCCACGACCCCGCGCTGCCCGCCGGCGGCCAGTTCAAGTGGCGCGATTCCGGCGAGTTCCACCTCTTCAACCCGGAATCCATCCACACGCTGCAAAAAGCCGTCCGCACCGGCTCCTACGACGTCTTCAAGACCTACACGCGCCTCATCGACGAGCAGGGCAAAAACCTCTGCACCCTGCGCGGCCTGCTCGATTTCAAGCCCTCCGACGCCATTCCCATCGAGGAGGTCGAGTCCGTCGAGTCCATCGTCAAGCGCTTCAAGACCGGCGCCATGTCCTACGGCTCCATCTCGCAGGAGGCGCACGAGACGCTCGCCATCGCCATGAACCGCCTCGGCGGCAAGTCCAACACCGGCGAAGGCGGCGAGGACCCCGCCCGCTTCACGCCCCTGCCCAACGGCGATTCCAAAAACTCCGCCATCAAGCAGGTCGCCTCCGGCCGCTTCGGCGTCACCAGCGAATACCTCGTCAGCGCCCGCGAAATCCAGATCAAGATGGCCCAGGGCGCCAAGCCCGGCGAAGGCGGCCAGCTCCCCGGCCCCAAGGTTTATCCCTGGGTCGCGCGCACCCGCCACACTACCGCCGGCGTCGGCCTCATCTCGCCCCCGCCGCACCACGACATCTACTCGATCGAGGACCTCGCCGAGCTCATCCACGACCTCAAGAACGCCAACCGCGGCGCCCGCATCAGCGTGAAACTCGTGGCCGAGGTCGGCGTCGGCACCATCGCCGCCGGCGTCTCGAAAGCCCACGCCGATGTCGTGCTCATTTCCGGGCACGACGGCGGCACCGGCGCCTCCCCGCTCAACTCCATCTGGCACGCCGGCCTGCCTTGGGAACTCGGCCTCGCCGAGACGCACCAGACCCTCGTCCTCAACAACCTCCGCAGCCGCATCGCCGTCGAGACCGACGGCCAGCTCAAGACCGGCCGCGACGTCATCATCGCCGCCCTCCTCGGCGCCGAGGAGTTCGGCTTCGCCACCACCGCGCTCGTCTCCACCGGCTGCATCATGATGCGCGCCTGCCAGCTCAACACCTGCCCGGCCGGCGTCGCCACTCAGGACCCGCGCCTGCGCAAGCAGTTCACCGGCAAGCCCGAGCACGTCATCAACTTCATGACCTTCATCGCGCAGGAAGTCCGCGAGCTCATGGCCCGGCTCGGCTTCCGCACCCTCGCCGAAATGGTCGGGCGCGTTGACCGCCTCGAAGCCCGCCAGGCCGTCGAGCACTGGAAGGCGAAAGGGCTCGACTTCTCCAACATCCTCTACGTGCCCGATTCCGGCCCCGAAGTCGGCCGCTATTGCCAGATCCCGCAGGACCACGGCCTCGAAAAGTCGCTCGACGTGGCCACCCTCCTCGACATCTGCAAACCCGCCATCGAGAAAGGCGAGAAAGTCGTCGCCGAGGTTCCCGTGCGCAACATCAACCGCGTCGTCGGCACCATCACCGGCAGCGAAGTCACCCGCAAGTGGGGCGCGAAGGGGCTGCCCGACGATACCATCGACATCCGCTTCAACGGCAGCGCCGGCCAGAGCTTCGGCGCGTTCATCCCGCGCGGCATGACCTTCCGCCTTTACGGCGACGCCAACGACTACGTCGGCAAAGGCCTTTCCGGCGGACGCATCATCATCCGCCCGCCCGAAGGCAGCACCTTCGACCCGTCGAAAAACATCATCGCCGGCAACGTCGCCCTCTACGGCGCGACCTCGGGCGAGCTCTTTGTCGGCGGCATGGCCGGCGAACGCTTCTGCGTGCGCAACTCCGGCGCCACCGCCGTGGTCGAGGCCGTCGGCGACCACGGCCTCGAATACATGACCGGAGGCCGTGTCGTAATCCTCGGCCCCACCGGCCGCAACCTCGCCGCCGGCATGTCGGGCGGCGTCGCCTACGTCCTCGACGAGCGCGGCGTCCTTGCCGCCAACATCAACGCCGGCATGGTGAATATCGAAAAAGTGGATACCGAAGCCGAGGCGGCCGAACTCCGCGGCCTCATCGAACGCCATGCCGCCTGCACCGGCAGCACCCTGGCCCGCCGCGTGCTCGACATCTGGGACGCCTTGCTCCCCAAGTTCGTCAAGATCATGCCCAAGGACTACAAGCGCATGCTGGAGCGCATCGCGGAGGCGAAGTCCGAGGGGCTTGCCGGCGACGACGCGATCATGGCCGCCTTCGAGGCCAACGCCCGCGACCTGAGCCGCGTGGGCGGCAACTGA
- a CDS encoding glutamate synthase subunit beta: MGKPTGFLEYMREIPVDRSPLDRLKDWSEFHLHMDEKKLRNQGARCMDCGVPFCHTGRLVSGMAAGCPIHNLIPEFNDLVFRGLWQQAYERLSKTNNFPEFTGRVCPAPCEGSCVLGIHNPPVAIKNNEYSIIERAFEEGWVLPRAPRTRTGKTVAVIGSGPSGLAAAAQLNAAGHAVTVYERADRPGGLLMYGIPNMKLDKRDVVLRRVELMKQEGITFICNASIGGNGPADIDPREILDKHDALVLCTGATHPRNLAIEGRQFAGVHFAMEFLTSSTKALLDQAQPAITAAGKHVVVIGGGDTGTDCVGTSLRQGCRSVTQIEIMAKPPLERQPNNPWPEWPKVLKTDYGQEEAIAKQGADPRLFLTTVKKFLGDKNGRLEKLVTVQIKWDKNDKGQFVPVEQPGTEKELPAQLALIAMGFLGPEQQLLKELGLETDARSNIKAEHEKHRTNHPKIFAAGDCRRGQSLVVWAINEGRAAARECDRFLMGATQLP; this comes from the coding sequence ATGGGCAAACCAACCGGCTTCCTCGAATATATGCGGGAAATCCCCGTCGATCGCTCCCCCCTCGACCGCCTCAAAGACTGGTCCGAGTTTCATCTCCACATGGACGAGAAGAAACTCCGCAACCAAGGCGCGCGGTGCATGGATTGCGGCGTCCCCTTCTGCCACACCGGCCGCCTCGTCAGCGGCATGGCGGCGGGCTGTCCCATCCACAACCTCATCCCCGAGTTCAACGACCTCGTCTTCCGCGGGCTCTGGCAGCAGGCCTACGAGCGCCTGAGCAAGACCAACAACTTCCCCGAGTTCACCGGCCGCGTCTGCCCCGCGCCCTGCGAAGGCTCCTGCGTGCTCGGCATCCACAACCCGCCCGTCGCGATCAAGAACAACGAATACTCCATCATCGAGCGCGCCTTCGAGGAAGGCTGGGTGCTGCCCCGCGCGCCCCGGACCCGCACCGGCAAAACGGTCGCCGTCATCGGCTCCGGCCCCTCCGGCCTCGCCGCCGCCGCGCAGCTCAACGCCGCCGGGCACGCCGTGACCGTTTACGAGCGCGCCGACCGCCCCGGCGGTCTCCTCATGTATGGCATCCCCAACATGAAACTCGACAAGCGCGACGTCGTCCTCCGCCGCGTCGAGCTCATGAAGCAGGAAGGCATCACCTTCATCTGCAACGCCAGCATCGGCGGCAACGGCCCCGCCGACATCGACCCCCGCGAAATCCTCGACAAGCACGACGCGCTCGTCCTCTGCACGGGCGCCACGCACCCGCGCAACCTCGCGATCGAAGGCCGCCAGTTCGCCGGCGTGCACTTCGCCATGGAATTTCTCACGTCCAGCACCAAGGCGCTGCTGGACCAGGCGCAGCCCGCCATCACCGCCGCCGGCAAGCACGTCGTCGTCATCGGCGGCGGCGACACCGGCACCGACTGCGTGGGCACCTCGCTCCGGCAGGGCTGCCGTTCCGTCACGCAAATCGAGATCATGGCCAAGCCCCCGCTCGAGCGCCAGCCCAACAATCCCTGGCCCGAATGGCCCAAGGTCCTCAAGACCGACTACGGCCAGGAGGAGGCCATCGCAAAACAAGGCGCCGACCCCCGGCTCTTCCTGACCACCGTGAAAAAGTTCCTCGGCGACAAAAACGGCCGCCTTGAAAAACTCGTCACCGTGCAAATCAAGTGGGACAAGAACGACAAGGGCCAGTTTGTTCCCGTCGAGCAGCCCGGCACCGAAAAGGAACTCCCCGCGCAGCTCGCCCTCATCGCGATGGGCTTCCTCGGCCCCGAGCAGCAGCTCCTCAAGGAACTCGGGCTGGAAACCGACGCCCGCAGCAACATCAAGGCGGAGCACGAAAAGCACCGGACGAACCACCCGAAAATCTTCGCCGCCGGCGACTGCCGCCGCGGCCAGAGCCTCGTCGTCTGGGCCATCAACGAAGGCCGCGCCGCCGCCCGCGAATGCGATCGCTTCCTCATGGGCGCGACGCAGCTGCCGTGA
- a CDS encoding diaminopimelate decarboxylase, with translation MPKKTFPLSAAQLEELARKHATPFHLYDEAAIRANARALKAAFAWNPGFREYYAVKAAPNPFLLKILKSEGFGMDCSSLPELVLSETVGVRGEEVIFTSNDTPAEEFVAAVKLGAIVNLDDITHIPFLEKHAGLPELVCCRYNPGKLKEGNAIIGHPEEAKYGFTRAQLFEGYRILRDKGVKRFGLHTMVASNELDAAYFIETAQLLFDLVAEISAQLGIRFEFVNIGGGIGIPYKPEQEPVDLNRVGEGIRSLYAEKIEKTGLAPLDIRMECGRMVTGPYGWLVSRVLHRKSTYKDYVGLDACMANLMRPALYGAYHHISVPAKEHLPHDFVCDVTGSLCENNDKFAIDRALPRVEPGDLVIIHDAGAHGHAMGFNYNAKLRSAELLLRENGEVVQIRRAETIADYFATLDFESLKTFA, from the coding sequence ATGCCGAAAAAAACCTTCCCGCTCAGCGCCGCGCAGCTTGAGGAACTCGCCCGGAAACACGCCACGCCGTTCCATCTGTATGACGAGGCGGCCATCCGCGCCAACGCCCGCGCCCTCAAGGCCGCGTTCGCCTGGAATCCGGGCTTCCGCGAATATTACGCCGTCAAGGCCGCGCCGAATCCGTTCCTGTTGAAAATCCTGAAGTCGGAAGGCTTCGGCATGGATTGCTCGTCGCTCCCGGAGCTGGTGCTCTCGGAGACGGTCGGCGTGCGCGGCGAGGAGGTCATTTTCACCTCGAACGACACGCCGGCGGAGGAATTCGTCGCGGCGGTGAAACTCGGCGCGATCGTCAACCTCGACGACATCACGCACATCCCGTTCCTGGAAAAGCACGCCGGCCTGCCGGAGCTGGTCTGCTGCCGCTACAACCCCGGCAAGCTCAAGGAAGGCAACGCCATCATCGGCCACCCCGAGGAGGCGAAATACGGCTTCACGCGCGCCCAGCTTTTCGAGGGCTACCGCATCCTGCGCGACAAGGGCGTGAAGCGCTTCGGCCTTCACACCATGGTCGCCTCGAACGAACTGGACGCCGCCTACTTCATCGAGACCGCGCAGCTCCTCTTCGACCTCGTGGCCGAGATCTCCGCGCAACTCGGCATCCGTTTCGAGTTCGTGAACATCGGCGGCGGCATCGGCATCCCCTACAAGCCGGAACAGGAGCCGGTTGACCTGAACCGTGTCGGCGAGGGCATCCGCAGCCTTTACGCCGAGAAAATCGAAAAGACCGGCCTCGCGCCGCTCGACATCCGCATGGAATGCGGCCGCATGGTCACCGGTCCCTACGGCTGGCTGGTGAGCCGCGTCCTGCACCGGAAAAGCACCTACAAGGACTACGTCGGGCTCGACGCGTGCATGGCCAACCTGATGCGCCCCGCGCTTTACGGCGCGTATCATCACATTTCCGTGCCGGCCAAAGAACACCTGCCGCACGATTTTGTCTGCGACGTGACCGGTTCGCTTTGCGAAAACAACGACAAGTTCGCCATCGACCGCGCCCTGCCGCGCGTGGAGCCGGGCGACCTGGTCATCATTCACGACGCCGGGGCGCACGGCCACGCCATGGGTTTCAATTACAACGCAAAACTGCGCTCGGCGGAACTGCTGCTGCGCGAAAACGGCGAAGTGGTGCAAATCCGCCGCGCCGAAACCATCGCCGACTACTTCGCCACGCTCGATTTCGAATCGTTGAAAACCTTCGCGTGA
- a CDS encoding DUF456 domain-containing protein — translation MDLALEVLAWTVLVVCCLGGVIGVILPVVPGAFLILAGAVVHKLMLPGWLSWWTIGVLAVVAVLDRAVDILGTVLGARWAGATRWGLAGAAAGGVVGLFFGLPGLLLGPVIGAFCAEVVFARRGMEASVKSGVGAGIGFGVSTALKVALALFMVALVAFDVMMG, via the coding sequence ATGGATCTGGCCCTCGAAGTTCTTGCGTGGACGGTGCTCGTCGTCTGCTGCCTGGGCGGCGTGATCGGCGTGATTCTGCCGGTTGTGCCGGGGGCGTTTCTTATCCTTGCGGGGGCCGTCGTGCACAAGCTGATGCTGCCGGGATGGCTTTCGTGGTGGACGATCGGTGTGCTTGCGGTCGTGGCGGTCCTGGACCGCGCGGTGGATATCCTCGGCACGGTGCTTGGCGCGCGGTGGGCGGGGGCGACGCGCTGGGGGCTGGCGGGCGCGGCTGCGGGCGGAGTGGTGGGATTGTTTTTCGGGCTGCCCGGCCTGTTGCTCGGACCGGTGATCGGCGCGTTTTGCGCCGAGGTGGTGTTTGCGCGGCGCGGCATGGAGGCTTCGGTAAAATCCGGCGTGGGCGCAGGCATCGGTTTCGGCGTGTCCACCGCGCTCAAGGTCGCGCTGGCCCTGTTCATGGTGGCGCTGGTGGCGTTTGACGTGATGATGGGCTGA
- a CDS encoding outer membrane beta-barrel protein has product MNNKLKIAGAAFASALFAGSALAEISLNPNLSVDGYAAGSAQYSRYKYEAGGNTDDSTMDLDAVRLNANFKYDKTSAKISLYSPAGDDVVVPEAYVSYDFGNGIVATAGRFLTWAGYESFDIPALNAITYADEWTGIIPSHHDGVKVTYTFDNFTVGGAVLDSVYGPTAYRGDGDINKGSLGAELYFGYNDQTFSAAATIGYQHDHVHGLLDEHISSDDTFYVNIWGQYYIDSSKTTLGIEVNYQQADAWTSPFSVPALIDSDIYTAQVSVKQAITEKWAITGRLSGGQLDADNIPDKASFVKATVAPSLTLTENLEVRGEVSYTTFDKTPYDDGFFVGVQAVFKF; this is encoded by the coding sequence ATGAACAACAAACTCAAAATCGCGGGTGCAGCTTTTGCCTCCGCGCTGTTTGCGGGCTCGGCCCTCGCCGAAATCTCCCTCAATCCCAACCTCAGCGTCGATGGCTACGCCGCAGGTTCCGCGCAGTATTCCCGGTATAAATACGAGGCCGGTGGAAATACCGACGACTCCACCATGGATTTGGATGCCGTTCGTTTGAACGCCAACTTCAAATACGACAAGACCAGCGCCAAGATCAGTCTCTATTCCCCCGCCGGGGACGACGTCGTGGTGCCCGAGGCTTATGTCTCCTACGACTTCGGCAATGGCATCGTCGCCACCGCCGGTCGCTTCCTGACCTGGGCTGGCTACGAGTCCTTTGACATCCCGGCACTCAACGCGATCACCTACGCTGATGAGTGGACGGGCATCATCCCCAGCCATCACGACGGCGTGAAAGTCACCTATACCTTCGACAACTTTACTGTTGGCGGAGCCGTTCTTGACTCTGTGTATGGTCCCACCGCCTACCGTGGTGATGGCGACATCAACAAGGGCAGCCTTGGTGCCGAGCTCTACTTTGGCTACAACGACCAGACCTTCAGCGCCGCTGCCACCATCGGCTATCAGCATGATCACGTGCACGGTCTCCTTGATGAGCATATTTCCTCTGATGATACCTTCTATGTGAATATCTGGGGTCAATACTACATCGACAGCAGCAAGACCACCCTCGGCATTGAGGTTAACTACCAGCAGGCCGATGCGTGGACCTCTCCTTTCAGCGTTCCCGCTCTCATCGACTCCGACATCTACACCGCCCAAGTCTCCGTCAAGCAGGCGATCACTGAAAAGTGGGCGATCACAGGCCGCCTTTCTGGCGGTCAGCTTGATGCGGATAACATCCCTGACAAAGCCTCCTTCGTCAAAGCCACCGTGGCGCCCAGCCTGACGCTTACCGAAAACCTCGAAGTCCGCGGTGAAGTGAGCTATACGACTTTCGACAAGACTCCGTATGACGATGGATTCTTCGTCGGCGTGCAGGCGGTCTTCAAATTCTAA
- a CDS encoding HpcH/HpaI aldolase family protein, whose translation MSSNNHLPPNRALAKIREGGVVSVYVTGNFASPRHVDFVARSGYFDAIWFDLEHFDIPTQELATLCLVAKASPVTTIARLKATDYQVVMRTLETGAGGLMCSMVADAEEARRIVSWAKFNNPQPAPGEVTGQRGWNGGNIDSGYAAHPAIEYMRHQNTETMILCQIEHTQAVENAAQIAAVPGVSGLFFGPGDYSASIGLPGQIGHEEVRKAMAKVAAAARAAGKFWGTVAVGPEMYGRAIEMGAQFLCPGGDLKVMTLGLRELAKSLAGAPQRVPEPAGAKAGSTAY comes from the coding sequence ATGAGCAGTAACAATCATCTTCCTCCCAACCGCGCGTTGGCCAAGATCCGCGAAGGCGGGGTGGTCAGCGTGTATGTGACGGGCAACTTTGCGAGTCCGCGGCATGTGGATTTCGTGGCGCGTTCGGGCTATTTCGACGCGATCTGGTTCGACCTGGAGCATTTCGACATACCCACGCAGGAACTTGCGACGCTGTGCCTGGTGGCCAAGGCCAGCCCGGTGACGACCATCGCGCGGCTGAAGGCCACCGACTACCAGGTGGTGATGCGCACGCTGGAGACGGGCGCGGGCGGGCTGATGTGCTCGATGGTGGCCGACGCCGAGGAGGCGCGGCGCATCGTCTCGTGGGCCAAGTTCAACAACCCCCAGCCCGCGCCCGGCGAGGTCACCGGCCAGCGGGGCTGGAACGGGGGCAACATCGACAGCGGCTACGCGGCGCATCCGGCCATCGAATACATGCGCCACCAGAACACCGAGACGATGATCCTCTGCCAGATCGAGCACACGCAGGCGGTGGAAAACGCCGCCCAGATCGCGGCGGTGCCCGGTGTCAGCGGCCTGTTCTTCGGTCCCGGCGACTACTCGGCGAGCATCGGGCTGCCCGGGCAGATCGGGCACGAGGAGGTGCGCAAGGCCATGGCGAAGGTGGCCGCCGCCGCCCGCGCCGCGGGCAAGTTCTGGGGCACCGTCGCCGTCGGCCCCGAGATGTATGGCAGGGCCATTGAAATGGGCGCCCAGTTCCTCTGCCCCGGCGGCGACCTCAAGGTCATGACCCTCGGCCTGCGCGAACTCGCCAAGTCCCTCGCCGGTGCGCCTCAACGCGTGCCAGAGCCTGCCGGCGCGAAGGCGGGCTCCACGGCGTATTAA
- a CDS encoding substrate-binding domain-containing protein, with the protein MPPTYQSISAQVANIIRDELNAGTWKDALPGERQLSERLSVSRKTIRKALAMLRAEGVIRTERSRASAPIQRASKTRRKSGPVTRAALLLPEPIEGARPFTVLWVNHLMTLLHHAGMELEVMAGWKYFGQNAAQSLQKLVGTHPGRCWILARSHRPLQEWFAASGLPALVAGSTHEGVELPCVDIDHHALCRHAALAFMREGHRRLVLFLEKTEHGGDLASEQGFRDGIVEFENAEAPLICRPAKGAASIVRELRRILAMRPAPTGFLLSNSFSYLTVLSYLASQGLRVPQDVSLISRDEEPFLPYLHPTPTRYAAPPAKFATALYQAIKRVIEQGAPRRFDVRIMPDFIKGGTVAPHTGD; encoded by the coding sequence ATGCCCCCGACCTATCAGTCCATCAGCGCCCAAGTCGCGAACATCATCCGCGACGAACTCAATGCCGGCACATGGAAGGATGCGCTTCCCGGAGAGCGGCAGCTTTCCGAGCGCCTGAGTGTCAGCCGGAAAACCATCCGCAAGGCCCTCGCCATGCTGCGCGCGGAAGGCGTCATCCGCACGGAGCGCAGCCGTGCCAGCGCGCCCATTCAGCGCGCCAGCAAGACGCGCCGCAAGTCCGGCCCGGTCACCCGCGCCGCGTTGCTGCTGCCCGAGCCGATCGAGGGCGCGCGCCCCTTCACCGTGCTCTGGGTCAACCATCTCATGACGCTGCTGCACCATGCCGGCATGGAGCTGGAGGTCATGGCGGGCTGGAAATATTTTGGCCAGAACGCCGCGCAATCGCTGCAAAAGCTCGTGGGCACGCACCCCGGGCGCTGCTGGATACTCGCGCGCTCGCATCGCCCGCTTCAGGAATGGTTCGCCGCCAGCGGCCTGCCGGCGCTCGTCGCGGGCTCGACTCACGAGGGCGTGGAGCTGCCCTGCGTGGACATCGACCATCACGCGCTCTGCCGCCATGCCGCGCTGGCCTTCATGCGGGAGGGCCACCGGCGGCTGGTGCTGTTTCTGGAAAAGACCGAGCACGGCGGCGACCTGGCCAGCGAGCAGGGTTTTCGCGACGGCATCGTCGAGTTTGAAAACGCGGAGGCGCCGCTCATCTGCCGCCCCGCCAAGGGAGCCGCCTCGATCGTGCGCGAGCTACGCCGCATCCTCGCCATGCGGCCCGCGCCGACCGGGTTTTTGCTGAGCAATTCCTTCTCCTATCTGACGGTGCTCAGCTATCTCGCCTCGCAAGGTCTGCGCGTGCCGCAGGACGTGTCGCTCATCTCGCGCGACGAGGAGCCCTTCCTGCCCTATCTGCATCCCACGCCGACGCGCTACGCCGCGCCCCCGGCCAAATTCGCCACGGCGCTGTATCAAGCCATCAAGCGCGTGATCGAGCAAGGCGCGCCGCGCCGCTTCGACGTGCGCATCATGCCCGATTTCATCAAAGGCGGCACCGTGGCGCCGCACACGGGCGACTGA